One Glycine soja cultivar W05 chromosome 2, ASM419377v2, whole genome shotgun sequence genomic region harbors:
- the LOC114388359 gene encoding proline-rich receptor-like protein kinase PERK9 gives MSAVSPSPSTSTAAPPPQTSPSANTTSPPPSTVTTPPPQQTPSSTSSPQQPASPPPTTPSPANPPPSPPSPPPSSPPPSMSGTPPPLVPPPSPPPSPPSSPPPSSPAAPPPVPPSSPPPPSPSAPVPPNPPNNTSPPPSQPPQSPAPPPQPPAPPPQPPAPPPQPPAPPPNNTSPSPPRNSPPSPAATPPRASPPQNSPSPPAVPPPRNSTRSPPSANSPPPPVNAPPPRSSAPPAPEPSTPPSRTSTPPTPSSQPAPTSNSTPRSSPPSPPSTTNLAPPPPSRVLSSPLPSPAQNGTKNPSPDGGGDGIGTGGVVAISVVAGFLLLGFIGVLIWCMRRQKRKLPVSGGYVMPSTLASSPESDSSFFKTHSSAPLVQSGSGSDVVYTPSDPGGLGNSRSWFSYEELIKVTNGFSTQNLLGEGGFGCVYKGCLPDGRDIAVKQLKIGGGQGEREFKAEVEIIGRIHHRHLVSLVGYCIEDSRRLLVYDYVPNNNLYFHLHGEGQPVLEWANRVKIAAGAARGLAYLHEDCNPRIIHRDIKSSNILLDFNFEAKVSDFGLAKLALDANTHITTRVMGTFGYMAPEYASSGKLTEKSDVYSFGVVLLELITGRKPVDASQPLGDESLVEWARPLLSHALDTEEFDSLADPRLEKNYVESELYCMIEVAAACVRHSAAKRPRMGQVVRAFDSLGGSDLTNGMRLGESQVFDSAQQSEEIRLFRRMAFGSQNYSTDFFSRASLNP, from the exons ATGTCGGCAGTGTCGCCGTCGCCGTCGACTTCCACGGCTGCGCCACCGCCACAAACATCACCTTCTGCCAACACCACTAGTCCTCCACCGTCCACCGTCACCACTCCACCGCCGCAACAAACCCCTTCTTCCACTTCCTCGCCGCAACAACCAGCTTCTCCGCCACCAACAACCCCTTCTCCTGCGAATCCGCCGCCTTCACCGCCGTCACCACCACCTAGTTCTCCGCCTCCCTCCATGTCTGGAACCCCACCTCCATTAGTACCTCCACCATCcccaccaccatcaccaccatCTTCACCGCCGCCATCTTCTCCGGCAGCGCCGCCACCGGTGCCACCTAGCTCTCCACCGCCACCATCACCATCAGCACCTGTTCCACCAAACCCTCCTAACAACACATCTCCACCACCATCACAACCACCACAGTCACCAGCTCCACCACCACAACCACCAGCTCCACCACCACAACCACCAGCTCCACCACCACAACCACCAGCTCCACCACCTAACAACACTTCACCATCACCACCACGAAATTCGCCACCCTCTCCGGCCGCCACGCCACCACGGGCCTCCCCACCGCAAAATTCACCATCCCCTCCGGCTGTGCCGCCTCCTAGAAACTCCACTAGGTCACCGCCGTCGGCTAATTCACCGCCACCGCCGGTGAATGCACCGCCTCCGAGGTCATCGGCTCCACCAGCACCCGAACCATCCACTCCTCCTTCTAGGACTAGTACTCCTCCCACACCAAGTTCTCAACCAGCTCCAACTTCAAATTCTACACCAAGGTCATCACCTCCATCACCACCTTCAACTACTAATTTGGCCCCGCCACCGCCATCGCGAGTTTTATCATCACCACTACCATCACCGGCTCAGAATGGGACAAAAAACCCAAGCCCTGATGGAGGTGGAGATGGAATTGGCACCGGTGGTGTAGTGGCTATTAGTGTGGTGGCTGGATTTCTTCTTCTTGGCTTCATTGGTGTTCTTATATGGTGCATGAGAAGGCAAAAGAGAAAGCTGCCTGTGAGTGGTGGTTATGTCATGCCATCCACTCTTGCCTCATCTCCTGAATCAG ATTCATCCTTTTTTAAGACACACTCCTCAGCTCCTCTTGTACAAAGTGGCTCTGGCAGTGATGTTGTGTACACACCATCTGACCCTGGTGGACTAGGCAACTCAAGGTCATGGTTTTCATATGAAGAACTAATCAAGGTCACAAATGGTTTCTCAACTCAAAATCTTTTGGGCGAGGGTGGATTTGGTTGTGTGTATAAAGGGTGCCTTCCTGATGGGAGAGACATAGCAGTCAAACAGCTGAAGATTGGTGGAGGTCAGGGAGAGAGAGAGTTCAAGGCCGAAGTGGAAATTATTGGTCGCATACATCATCGCCATTTGGTTTCTCTGGTGGGATACTGCATTGAAGACAGCAGAAGACTACTTGTCTATGACTATGTCCCTAACAATAACCTTTATTTTCATCTACATG GGGAAGGCCAGCCTGTGCTAGAATGGGCAAACCGTGTTAAAATTGCAGCTGGTGCAGCCCGAGGACTAGCTTATCTCCATGAAGACT GCAACCCTAGGATCATTCACAGGGATATCAAGTCATCAAACATTCTCTTAGATTTCAATTTTGAAGCCAAG GTCTCAGATTTTGGGCTGGCCAAATTAGCTCTTGATGCAAATACGCATATAACCACCCGTGTCATGGGAACTTTTGG GTATATGGCCCCTGAATATGCGTCAAGTGGCAAATTGACTGAGAAGTCCGATGTATATTCTTTTGGAGTTGTGCTTTTGGAACTAATTACTGGACGGAAGCCAGTAGATGCATCTCAACCTTTGGGAGATGAGAGCTTAGTTGAATGG GCTCGACCTTTACTGAGTCATGCACTCGACACTGAGGAATTCGATAGTTTGGCAGATCCAAGGCTAGAAAAGAATTATGTTGAGAGTGAATTGTATTGCATGATTGAAGTTGCTGCTGCTTGTGTGCGGCATTCAGCTGCAAAGAGACCTCGCATGGGACAG GTTGTTAGAGCTTTCGATAGCTTAGGAGGTTCTGATCTAACTAATGGAATGAGACTTGGGGAAAGCCAGGTGTTTGACTCTGCACAGCAATCTGAAGAAATAAGATTATTTCGGAGGATGGCATTTGGTAGTCAAAATTATAGCACAGATTTCTTTAGCCGTGCTAGTTTGAATCCATGA
- the LOC114372886 gene encoding uncharacterized protein LOC114372886: MKHGRGSSPACPVSDSHRTPMRVRFWCDAVSVASAVTRREMSASSPSQAKEQDDDTKPLWTYVTKIKSVAGGGNYEIKCNICDFTFNGSYTRVRAHLLKMTGKGVRVCQKVTVAKLIDLKKIDKKATLRVERSKTKSVSLPPVSTQHQMDTNTLGVDPKKRKTSSVENAFNLQARETLDHEIARMFYSSGLPFHLARNPHYRKAFAYAANNQISGYQPPGYNKLRTTLLQNERRHVENFLQPIKNAWSQKGVSIVSDGWSDPQRRSLINFMVVTESGPMFLKAIDCSNEIKDKDFIAKHMREVIMEVGHSNVVQIVMDNAAVCKVAGLIIEAEFPSIYWTPCVVHTLNLALKNICAAKNTEKNNVAYEECSWITQIADDAMFVKNFVMSHSMRLSIFNSLKLLSIAPTRFVSTIVMLKRFKQLKKGLQEMVISDQWSSYKEDDVAKAKFVKDTLLDDKWWDKYMRCGIQ; the protein is encoded by the exons ATGAAGCACGGACGCGGCTCATCACCGGCGTGTCCCGTGTCGGACTCGCACCGGACACCCATGCGCGTACGATTCTGGTGCGACGCGGTGTCCGTCGCCTCCGCCGTCACCAGACGCG AGATGAGTGCTTCTAGTCCTAGTCAAGCTAAAGAACAAGATGATGATACCAAACCTTTATGGACCTAtgttacaaagataaaaagtgTAGCTGGTGGTGGAAATTATGAGATAAAATGCAATATTTGTGATTTTACCTTTAATGGGTCTTACACTAGAGTGAGGGCGCACTTGTTGAAGATGACAGGAAAGGGAGTTAGAGTTTGTCAAAAGGTAACAGTTGCCAAACTTATAGATTTGAAGAAGATAGACAAGAAGGCTACATTGAGGGTGGAGAGGTCAAAAACAAAATCTGTGTCATTGCCTCCAGTTTCTACTCAACACCAAATGGATACAAACACTCTTGGTGTTGatccaaaaaagagaaagacatCATCTGTAGAAAATGCCTTTAATTTGCAAGCTAGAGAGACACTTGATCATGAAATTGCTAGGATGTTTTACTCTTCGGGGCTGCCTTTTCATTTAGCAAGAAATCCTCATTATAGGAAGGCATTTGCCTATGCTGCCAACAATCAGATCAGTGGTTACCAACCTCCAggttataataaattaaggacAACATTACTTCAAAACGAGAGAAGACATGTGGAGAATTTCttacaaccaattaaaaatgcaTGGAGCCAGAAGGGTgtgagcattgttagtgatggATGGAGTGACCCGCAAAGAAGATCTCTTATTAATTTCATGGTTGTCACGGAGAGTGGACCTATGTTTTTAAAGGCCATTGATTGTTCAAATGAGATCAAAGACAAGGATTTCATTGCCAAACATATGAGGGAGGTAATTATGGAGGTCGGACACTCAAATGTTGTGCAAATTGTGATGGATAATGCAGCCGTTTGTAAAGTAGCAGGTTTAATAATTGAGGCTGAGTTTCCTTCAATTTATTGGACTCCATGTGTTGTCCATACATTAAATCttgctttgaagaacatatgtgCAGCCAAGaatacagaaaaaaataatgttgcttATGAAGAATGTTCTTGGATCACCCAAATTGCGGATGATGCAATGTTTGTGAAAAACTTTGTCATGAGTCACTCTATGAGACtatcaattttcaattcattGAAATTGTTATCCATTGCTCCAACAAGATTTGTCTCCACTATTGTAATGCTCAAGAGATTCAAGCAATTGAAGAAAGGACTCCAAGAAATGGTCATTAGTGACCAATGGTCTTCTTATAAGGAAGATGATGTTGCAAAGGCTAAATTTGTGAAAGATACTTTGTTAGATGATAAATGGTGGGATAAG TATATGAGATGTGGGATTCAATGA